Part of the Nicotiana sylvestris chromosome 2, ASM39365v2, whole genome shotgun sequence genome, GATTGGGGATTTTACTAAAATATAgacaaaatctatggccaaacatcaagtttattttggcaaaatctaCGGCCAAACAGGTCCTTAAACGTGTCCTTAAAGGTCCTTAAAGTCTCAATTGCCAATAGCACCACTTGACAAGCCAAATCTAGTACGTCCTGGTCCATAATAGTTGACTTTTTAGCCTTTGTCACACCCCTTAAAAAATACGAACTCCTAAAAAAATGTATTTACTAAATTACCTTTAATTATTTGTTACATTGATACATTGAGATATATAAATAAGGgcaaattttggaaaaataaaattaattcttTCTTAATTATGTAAAAAGACATTATTTTAGACTAAAATAAAAGTACCAAAACGTCACTTATTATGAACCGGAAAAAGTAAAAGTAAAATGACCTTAAATTTTACAATCCAAATGAACAAAGTTACACATCAATGCCCTTCCATTTGCATTTGGCACTCTTGACAAAAAGGATGGAAGTTCGGAAGTTTACTATAGGTGGAAGAGATAGGGAAAAAGAATGCAGATTGTGAGATACTTTCTCCGATCCACAATAATTgaccaatttatttttttattttggtccaaaataagtatacATTTATAcaatcaagaaaaaatttaatttgtttttccaaaattacccttatgtactTATCCCTAaaagtcatttactcctcacatttgGGAATAGAAGTGCTACTATAACTATGCTACAACATTTAATTAAGGGTActttagtcacactaactatttttgtatagaatttagtatttccttaatgAGTGCGCCCAAGGCAAATTAGTCACTTATTGTGTACCGGGGAGTAGAATATTGCAATTGACTGTACAACAGATTTTCGAGGTTAAACGGAAATGGCTTCCACTGGAAATCTTTACAAATAGTGAATGCAAAATGGATATCTTTACAAATAGTGAATGCAAAATGGATATCTTTACAAATAGTGAATGCAATTCTTCGTTTTCCACGACGCAAAAAAGTTCATTGAACCCCCTATTGCTTAAGTTCTTGGGGAATTCTATATACATTGGGTAGAGCATTTGTCAGCACCAATAGATAAAAATAACGCGACACAATTACTCTTATCTTCTATTGTATCTTCTATATAAAGAAGCAATTGATACTATAATGGTGAATTGTATCCAGAAGAAAGATTAATGTAGGAGCAAAATATGCTGCCTGAAGCAACTCTCTTTGAATCAGGAAAAGCAACTCAGATTTTGGACTCAATGAAATATGTAGATGAAACAGCCAGGCCCTCTACATCGTAAGTGCGAATAAGTCTTTGTCTCTTGCCAGGCGATTCAAGCCAACATAACTCCAGATGAAATGACTTGGATTCTTGCACACTGTTGGCCACATCGGACGGGTATCCCATGTAAATGCCCCCAGGTAACAAAGTAAGCTGGAAACCACCGTCGAATGTCACTAGGTTTTCGGATATGGTACCGGTCCAATGTACATTGGTTGTAACATTACTTGCACCAGAGGTAGACGTGATATCCTTGATTCAAGAaggaaataaaaggaaaattaaTTGGCAGTAAAAAGGTAAGCACTAAATGAAACAAAGACCAAAGTTATTCATTTCAGACACCAAAAGCCTAAAGTAGACATAAATAATCAAAGCAAATGAAAAAGATGAGAACTTTCCCCACCCTCCTTATTTTTTTGGACAAATAACTTGAGAGACTCCAAAAAGAGATGTATAGTTTTTTGCTTAAGGATTGAAAACCAAAAATTATGAGAGAGTTGAGAAGCATTAGTTAGTGTTATTTATCCTCCTTCAGGAGCAACAACAAAATGACATCAATGATGTTCTGCCCTCCATATTTGAGCTAAACTTGTGGTGATAATTCCAATCTACCAAGATATGTGCTTCATATAGAGCAGAGCATCTGGTCAGAAAGCATATTCCTCGTATCATTTAACTGTTTTGAATTTGTATTTTCAAAGAAGGCGAGGGGGGAGAGAGAGGCTCCATTCGTGTTCCAAGGGGAAATGGGCAGTGTGAATCATTTCATGGATATTGGCAGTTTGGTGACGATTACTCTAACCTTTGCATATAAGGAACTCATTGCAAGGAGCTAACAAACCTGAACTAGCTGGCCATCCTTGTTCATTTCAAGAACAGCAGTAGTTTCTGCTTCAGTAATTGTTGCTCCATAAACACCAGTACGCTTTGTTAGAGAATGACCTTTCCAAGTTCCAAGATGAGGCATAATCCTTTCAGAATCCTCCTACAAGATGAACATGGGATGCAAAGGCAAGGCATAAGAACGATATTTGGTTCTGGTAACTAACATCAAACTACGTTTAGGCAATCATGGAGAAATAGGAGGGGAACCCTTCCCCTTTAAGTCAAAAGTACCTTCAAATTGTCAAAGGAGGGAGGAATGACCTCTCCGTTGCCTCTTTCTTCAAGGAAAACTAGAAGCATTTCCAGAATCCCTTTTGGGTCCATTATATGAAAGGCTCTCACTCGCTTATCTTTCTCCAGTGAATAAAGACAATTTTCACATACAATAGAAGGTCGTTTAGAGGGGAGCTTCAGATTTCTGCGAAGGAAAAGAAGTAATTATAGAATGTAAGACATTCATAGCCAAATCGGAACCAAAAGATAAAGCTAATAAAGAATATGTATCAGTCCTTTATGCGAAAAAGATCCCAGTGTCCTCAACCTTTGCAATTGGATATTAAAGATGGCCTACAATTACTAACATGAAAGTGACAGGCAATAAGTTTGATAAAGTTTATGAGAGGTCCTATATATTCACTCTAACTTGTGTTcctttgtgcattcaaataatAGAATGCAAGGAAGCATGTTCCAAAAAGATCAGGCATATTTTGACTACGGGTCAAAAAATAGGACAAACACAGGAAGCACCGAGCACATCTATATCCACATACACAactccccccctcccccctcacggaaaaaaaaaaaaaaaagccttcAACCAACATACTGCATGTAAAGGTATGAATAAGTTAATGTTTCCGTCCTCTTTGTGAAGATTAAACTATCCGCAACATTTTTCATCTAATCAACATATAATTAAGCTAAACCACTATACAAACAACTTAATGATTACATATAAATATAAGGCTAAAACATAATAGGCAAATACATGCCTATTATTTAACAGTCAGTTACATATCTACACATGCCTTGAAATGCCCTCGCTCGACTTGCACGAGAATGTCGTATTTTTCAACAATATTATGATACATTTGTCTGTTATGTTGAACAAAATAATAGGTGTGATGATTCAATAGCAATAATTATTTGGCAAACATGAAAAAGTTGTCTACTAGAATTCAGTAGATACCATAAACGGAGGAATTGGTTTTTTCCCACAAGGAATAAAAACCGATCAGGACACAAAATAGACAAGGCGAAAATATCCAAGATAAGCCAGAAGCAGCAACACTCAGGCCATACTGGGTAATGGGTATAAGTTCCAAAATAAAACTAGAAGCAAAATACATGCATAAATTCAACCACTGGTTTCATAGAATTTTATATTTTAGCTTATCCGATGAGTGGCATCTTCAAGAAAAGTTAGAAGCAACAACATGTAGACCACACAGGGTATCATTTCCAAAATAAAGCTAGAAGCAAAATATGTGCATAATTTCACCCACTGATTTCACCAGAACTGATATTTTAACTTATCCGTTGAGTCATCTCCATTTGCGAAACAGTTACCTTGGTGATTCTTCTCCAATATCATCTTCACCAAGCACTCCCTGTCTTAACACTGTCTCTAACATGCCAGCAGTCTGATATCTTAGTGCATACGCCTTCTCCTTGGGGAAGAAGCCAATCTGCAAACTACTTTTAGTGGTACCTCAAATGCAATAAAatctgaaaagaaaagaaaattgcagATAACAGTCTGAATTAAGTATGACCAGTGGGTGGATGTAAATTAGTTCTCTGTCTTAGTGAAGCTCACCTGTTGATATTTGTCCACGGTAAACATATTGGTCTCTTTGATTTTGTATTCAAACCACTCTGGTTCATAATCATCACCAGAAAATGAAGTGGTAGATGCAGGTTGTTTGATGTATAACCTAAAAATTCGAAGCCGATTAGTCTACTTGTCTCCCAAACCATACAGTGCACAGACATTATAGTACTCAAGATTATTGGATCCCCCTACACCAGTGTCCGCTGTTAACTAATTGTATGCTGATGAAAAGGCAAGCAACAAGAAAGTGAAGGGGCTCATGAGTTGGAAAAGCATGTGGAACTCTTGGCTTCCTTACTATatttgaaccagttaaagattgagCTTTTTGATCGTAAAAGCTACTTGCACTTATAGATAAGAATACCACtgaatgattttttattttttattttgtgcgGGGAGAAAACCACTGAATGAAATTTTTTTATCAAAATTCAAGAGAAAAGAGAAATGCACATGGATTTCTATATGCTAAAGTTCACCTACATAGGGTTAACTATATCGTGTGTAACATGAGGTGTAAATATCGTAATTTGTTTAGCTTACAGAAACTCCTAAAGAAAAATTTCTCCTCGATCGCAATGTTCAACTAATATCTTAATCTCAAAGAGTAGGAAAAGGTTTTATTTGGGTGACTAATAGACAACCTTATTTTTAGGTCAAATGCTAACTACATAATTACTAGCAATGCCCTAATTAAAAAGGAACTAGACTGGATTATTCTCAAAGAATATATATACTTTACGCACATTAGTCATAGGACTCTTAATCTAAGTTCCAATGTAATTCTTTCTAGCAATTACATTCAGGGGCGGATCCACAGTGTAAGCTAGTAGCTTTGGCCTACACCCTATATATGTGTTAAGAAATCAACTAAATATGTGCAAATATAAAATTTTGGACCCAGTTATTAGCACTTCAGATCAGTGTCCAAGAATCCCAAACTCATAAAGTTCAAACACTGGATCTGCCTCTGATTACGTTCTACTTTTCATTGGAAACATAGCAAGGTGGAGATACATTGAACTGCTATTAGCTCGCTACAACAGTTATCTACCATAAAAAAAGTGAAGATTGAAAAATAGGAACTCACGTTTGTAGTAAACTCATCAGTTCATCTTCACCATAAGAGCCCACCG contains:
- the LOC104219523 gene encoding uncharacterized protein, which codes for MVALTGRTVPIPSMATAMSAIFVPPASPTSLASSNTPKIYLSTWNDKFVIPKFFTFRSPKNQSRKPPSCSSTNGAAVQSNRNTTELPISVDALQRFIRLNLGNWTGSFHQFDGHGNLMHKITTKLAVGSYGEDELMSLLQTLYIKQPASTTSFSGDDYEPEWFEYKIKETNMFTVDKYQQIGFFPKEKAYALRYQTAGMLETVLRQGVLGEDDIGEESPRNLKLPSKRPSIVCENCLYSLEKDKRVRAFHIMDPKGILEMLLVFLEERGNGEVIPPSFDNLKEDSERIMPHLGTWKGHSLTKRTGVYGATITEAETTAVLEMNKDGQLVQDITSTSGASNVTTNVHWTGTISENLVTFDGGFQLTLLPGGIYMGYPSDVANSVQESKSFHLELCWLESPGKRQRLIRTYDVEGLAVSSTYFIESKI